The Calothrix sp. PCC 7507 DNA segment TGACTTGATCATCAGAAAGAGGGCGGGAGAGGTCTACTCCGCCGATTTCAGCACCAATGAAACCAGCTACCTGTTTGACTTCTATATGTTTGTAGCCCATGTAGATGCTCCTGAGTTTGATCTGTAGGGTGGTGTTCACACTCGTCTGTTTCTTTTGAAATCGTGCTATCAAGTGCAAGCGACATTCCAAAGGCAGAGAGGTTAGCTGAAATTATTCTACACTATCTTGATAGATTTACCGTAGTATATAGGTGTTTTATTTTTAGACTGCCTGATCGACTGAAAGTTTATAGAGTTTCAATCTGTTTTATTACCAGTGACTCATGATGCCAACCGCAGATGAGGACACTTTTGCAGAAAACTAGATGCCTTTTCGTGGGCTTTTGGGTCGTAAGTGTGTACTGGTGTAGGTCGGATAACTCCAGCAAACAGGTCATCTAGGCCATAGGGAGTGAAAAATTGCCATTGTCCTTGTGCATCTAGTTTGACTCCCACAGCAGTAGCAGTATGCAACCATTCTGTGATCCCGTCCTCTGTACTAGAATAGGGTCTACGACCAGGACGCCAGCGCGCAAAACTAGCTTGATTTTTCACATCAAATCGATAATCAGGAAATTTTTCGGCAAGACTTGCTTTTGCTGCTTGTTCCTGGGAACGGTTCCCTTGTTGATCAAAAAATGCAATATCAAAGTCGTTGATGATTAACTCACATTTACTACCAAAGATTGAATGCCAAACTGTGTTTCTCACTGCACCCCCTGCCAACCACCAGTTTGGTAGGTTAACCAAGGATATTGCAGGTAATACGTCACCGATGGGTGTATCAGCCAGGATTATCTGTAAACGTGTCTTACTATCCATTTCAAATTCAACGACTTGTCAACTATAGCAATCTTATCCGAGTTGTTAAAATTACTGGCTTTTAAATGCCTGACATTGGCAACCGGGGAATTATTCCAGACAATTAATGTGCCTTGCAACTATGAGATCAAGTTAAGGAAATTTAAATTTTAAACTGTTATTGAAAAATAGTGATTAACCATTAATATAAATTATTGGACAATTGAGTAAAGTAATAAACATCTGGGAATTTAAGTTTTCGAGGTTGTAATCGCCTCTTCACTAAAAATTCCTGAACTAATTTATTTCTGCACAACCCAACCAGGATGAGGATTTGGCATTTTAGCAACCCTTTTATTCCTCATCGGTTATTTTAGAGATGACGAGTTTATAGTTTGTCCTCGATACTCACTTTTCTCCTGTCGGCTTTATGGTGTTAACTTTGGGCAAAACTGCTGCTATTGGTAAGCTGTCGTGCCTGCAAAACCACGATTATATTTGCTAATTTAGTTGTTTTTTTCTGACCTCTAAAGTTCCCTTGATGAAATCTAAACTCAATTTACAGGAATCCATATAGAGGAATAAAAATTTAAAAATTGGCAACCTAAAATCAAACATGAATTCCAAAATTTGCATCTGAAGTTTTGCTTGGTAACAAAGCAAAATTAATCTACTATTTACTCACAAAATTTTTATCTGGAAGCTTGAGTTAGTTTCCCCAACAAAAAAGCCAATGCGTGCTAGAATTGTATCAGAATATAGCAATTATTCAAGAAAAATTTTGAATTGATTTCGTGTTTTGTCAACTCGAAAGGCTACTATCTACAATTTTTGGAGTTTTTTAGGTTATGACAACCTCACAGGAGAGGATTATCCCGACAGACCTGCGGAATGAAATGTCCCGGTCTTATCTGGAATACGCCATGAGTGTGATTGTGGGTCGGGCGCTGCCAGATGCCAGGGATGGTCTGAAACCTGTGCATCGCCGCATCCTCTACGCAATGCATGAACTAGGTTTGCTGCACGATCGCCCGTTTCGGAAATGCGCCCGTGTAGTGGGAGAAGTGCTGGGTAAATACCACCCCCACGGTGATACAGCCGTGTATGATGCATTGGTGCGGATGGCACAGGATTTCTCCATGCGATCGCCCCTAATCAACGGTCATGGTAACTTCGGTTCAGTAGATAACGATCCGCCAGCGGCAATGCGTTACACAGAATGCCGCTTGCAAGCTTTAACTAGTGCCTCTCTCCTCCATGACATTGAATCAGAAACCGTAGACTTTGCGGATAATTTCGACGGTTCCCAGCAAGAACCCACAGTTCTACCATCACGCATCCCCCAGTTGCTACTGAATGGTTCCTCTGGGATTGCTGTGGGGATGGCGACTAACATCCCACCCCACAATTTAGGAGAACTAATTGATGGCGTGGTGGCGCTGATTCACAACCCAGAAATCACCGACCTGCAGTTAATGCAGTATATCCACGGGCCAGACTTCCCAACTGGGGCGCAAATTCTGGGAACAGCACCAATTAAAGAAGCCTACACCACCGGGCGCGGTTCGATTACTATGCGCGGTGTCGCTAACATCGAAACCATCGAACAACGGGGTCGTCCAGAACGGGAAGCAATTATTATTACCGAATTGCCCTACCAAACCAACAAAGCGGCACTGATTGAAAAAATCGCCGAGTTGGTGAACGACAAACGGATAGAAGGAATCGCAGATATTCGAGACGAAAGCGATCGCGACGGGATGCGAATCGTGATTGAATTAAAACGTGATGCCTATCCCCGCGTGGTGCTGAACAACCTCTATAAACAAACGCCACTGCAAGCCAACTTTGGGGCTAACATGCTGGCGTTGGTGAATGGTGAACCCCAAATCCTCACCATCAAACAGTTCTTAGAAGTCTTCTTGGATTTTCGGATTGAATCCATCAACAGACGCACCCGCTACGAACTGCGAAAAGCCCAAGAACGGGATCATCTCCTGCAAGGTTTATTGATTGCGCTGTCTCATTTAGATGCAATTATTAACTTGATTCGTCATGCTTCTGATGCACCCACAGCCAAAGGTGAATTAATCACCACATATGGCCTTTCAGAAGTACAAGCCGACGCAATTTTACAAATGCAACTGCGGCGGTTGACAGCCCTAGAAGCAGATAAAATTCGCATTGAACACGAAGACTTACAAACACAGATTGCTGACTTGCTAGATATTCTGGCACGCCGAGAAAGGGTGCTGGAAATTATTGAAACCGAAATTACCCAACTAAAAACCAGCTTCGCCACACCTCGACGCACAGTCATCACCCACGCGGAAGGGGAAATTGATGAACGTGATCTGATTGCTAACGAAAAAGCCCTAATTCTGATCACACAGCAAGGTTATATCAAACGGATGCCCGTCAGCACCTTTGAAGCCCAAAGCCGCGCCACTAGAGGCAAAGCCGGGGCTAAAGTCAAAGATGATGACAACATTGAGCATTTCCTAACTTGTTGTGATCATGACAGCGTTTTATTTTTTAGCGATCGCGGTGTCGTCTACTGCCTCAAAGCCTATCAAATCCCCGTAGGTTCCCGTACCAGCCGCGGCACACCAATTGTGCAAATGTTGCCCATTCCCAAGGAAGAAAAAATTACCTCCATCGTCCCCGTTGACGAGTTTAGCAGTGAGGAATACTTGGTGATGCTCACCAAAGGCGGCAACATCAAAAAAACTGAATTGGCAGCCTTTAGCAACATTCGGGCCAACGGCTTAATCGCTATTTCCTTAGAAGAAGGCGACCAACTCCGCTGGGTAAGACGCGCCAGAGTCGAAGATAGCATCCTCATTGGTTCTAGACAAGGCATGGCGATTCACTTCCGCTGCACCCACGAACAACTCCGTCCCCTCAGTCGGGCGACTCGTGGTGTCAAAGCGATGAAGTTAAAAGCTAAAGATGAATTAGTCGGGATGGATATTCTCCCAGCAGCCATTTTGGATACTTTGAGTAGTGTTACCGAAGGCGAAATCGAAGAAATCGAGACGGAAGAGATCGAAAATAACGAAGAAACCACAGAAGTAGCAGGAACTAATAGCATCGGTCCTTGGGTGTTGGTAATTACCAACGGTGGTTATGGTAAGCGCGTTCCCGTTGGCCAATTCCGCCTGCAAAATCGCGCTGGACAAGGTTTAATGGCAACAAAATTCAAAAACCGCAAAACCAAAGACCAATTAGCCACCCTCCGCATTGTCAATAACGACGATGACGAAATCATGATGGTTACAAATCGCGGTATTATTATTCGTCAGGCAGTGAACGCAATTTCTATCCAATCACGATCAGCTACTGGCGTGAGAGTACAGCGTTTAGACGAAGATGACGCCATCACCGGAGTAGCGATCGTTCCTCCTGATACAGGTGAAGCAGAAGAAGTAGCAGAATAAAGGATGAAGTATGAAGGATGAAGTATGAAGTATCAAATAAAAACATTACTTTCAACCTTTAGCCTTTACACTTCATCATTTCTCAGCGGTACAGCTATGGGGCTGACTGTAGCCCCTGTAGGCGCATGGTTTTTGGCATGGATTGCCCTAGCCCCCCTTTGGATATTAGTTGTCAGTTCCGCTAAACGAAAAAAATCATTTTCCCCCATACCCCTTGCCCTCGCTTGGGGTATTGGCTATCACGGTCTTGCCCTATCCTGGATTACAGGAATTCATCCTATGACTTGGTTGGGTGTGCCGTGGTGGCCGAGTTTAATAATCACCCTCTTCTGCTGGATATTTATTAGCCTTTTGGGAGGGGTGTTAGTCTCAGTTTGGGCAATTTGTCTGGCGTATTTACACAAGCAAAAACCAGGACTACGTATCTTAATTGCCACATCTGTATGGTGTGCTTTAGAAGCACTTTGGAGTGCTGGCCCCTTGTGGTGGAGTTCTCTTGCTTACACTCAATCACCACAAAACTTACTCATCTTACATCTCGGTCAACTCTCAGGAACCAGCATCATTACAGCAGTCATAGTTGCTGTGAATGCCTTAATCGCTGAAGCTTGGATTAATCGGGAAACTGTCTCTGCGCCTCTGCGGTTTGTAAAGCTAAATTTAAGATATTTAACAGTTGCCACAGTACTGCTAATTACTTCCCATCTCACAGGCTGGCTTTTATATATTCAACCTCTAGCCCAACCACCAGCAGCAGCATTGAAAGTTGGGATTATTCAAGGAAATATCCCCAACGGAGTTTT contains these protein-coding regions:
- a CDS encoding nucleotidyltransferase family protein translates to MDSKTRLQIILADTPIGDVLPAISLVNLPNWWLAGGAVRNTVWHSIFGSKCELIINDFDIAFFDQQGNRSQEQAAKASLAEKFPDYRFDVKNQASFARWRPGRRPYSSTEDGITEWLHTATAVGVKLDAQGQWQFFTPYGLDDLFAGVIRPTPVHTYDPKAHEKASSFLQKCPHLRLAS
- the gyrA gene encoding DNA topoisomerase (ATP-hydrolyzing) subunit A is translated as MTTSQERIIPTDLRNEMSRSYLEYAMSVIVGRALPDARDGLKPVHRRILYAMHELGLLHDRPFRKCARVVGEVLGKYHPHGDTAVYDALVRMAQDFSMRSPLINGHGNFGSVDNDPPAAMRYTECRLQALTSASLLHDIESETVDFADNFDGSQQEPTVLPSRIPQLLLNGSSGIAVGMATNIPPHNLGELIDGVVALIHNPEITDLQLMQYIHGPDFPTGAQILGTAPIKEAYTTGRGSITMRGVANIETIEQRGRPEREAIIITELPYQTNKAALIEKIAELVNDKRIEGIADIRDESDRDGMRIVIELKRDAYPRVVLNNLYKQTPLQANFGANMLALVNGEPQILTIKQFLEVFLDFRIESINRRTRYELRKAQERDHLLQGLLIALSHLDAIINLIRHASDAPTAKGELITTYGLSEVQADAILQMQLRRLTALEADKIRIEHEDLQTQIADLLDILARRERVLEIIETEITQLKTSFATPRRTVITHAEGEIDERDLIANEKALILITQQGYIKRMPVSTFEAQSRATRGKAGAKVKDDDNIEHFLTCCDHDSVLFFSDRGVVYCLKAYQIPVGSRTSRGTPIVQMLPIPKEEKITSIVPVDEFSSEEYLVMLTKGGNIKKTELAAFSNIRANGLIAISLEEGDQLRWVRRARVEDSILIGSRQGMAIHFRCTHEQLRPLSRATRGVKAMKLKAKDELVGMDILPAAILDTLSSVTEGEIEEIETEEIENNEETTEVAGTNSIGPWVLVITNGGYGKRVPVGQFRLQNRAGQGLMATKFKNRKTKDQLATLRIVNNDDDEIMMVTNRGIIIRQAVNAISIQSRSATGVRVQRLDEDDAITGVAIVPPDTGEAEEVAE